Proteins encoded by one window of Nocardia goodfellowii:
- a CDS encoding lycopene cyclase domain-containing protein, with product MNLTSVGYTLPVLLAVLAVCVAEVRWLRTGLFRRPAYWLTMSIVLGFQIPVDGWLTRLDAPIVLYNPEHILGVRFPWDIPVEDFLFGFALVTAALLGWERGRQRRAGAQR from the coding sequence ATGAACCTCACCAGTGTCGGGTACACGCTGCCGGTGCTGCTGGCGGTCCTCGCCGTGTGCGTGGCCGAGGTGCGGTGGCTGCGCACGGGATTGTTCCGCCGTCCGGCCTACTGGCTGACGATGTCGATCGTGCTGGGATTTCAGATCCCGGTGGACGGCTGGCTCACGCGACTCGACGCGCCGATCGTGCTGTACAACCCCGAACATATTCTCGGCGTGCGGTTTCCGTGGGATATCCCGGTCGAGGACTTCTTGTTCGGATTCGCGCTGGTTACCGCGGCGCTCCTCGGGTGGGAACGTGGCCGGCAGCGGCGCGCGGGTGCCCAGCGGTGA
- a CDS encoding DUF5914 domain-containing protein, with amino-acid sequence MKVVKAVGARVDRIAWLEKSPLQRFSPEVWSRQRPTYSDADPALITAALKWSQRRPSGNWYVVAASRAIRRDRPLGFRIGGREVVAWRDEAGGLHTGPGACPHLGAPLTSAEVDDDALICRWHGMRVGPHDSASRWCPYPSFDDGVLAWVRLDSVGGETPTDAPIIGPRPADTTVHAVTRLIGGCEPRDIIANRLDPWHGSWFHPYSFACLEVTRTPPRDEITEENHGFLLNVTFRVTRGLGVPVQAEFTCPDPRTIVMRIVEGEGKGSVVETHATPLGPGPDGRARTAVVEATIADSERPGFRYARRAAPLLRPLINHAATRLWRDDMAYAERRYQLRTHQC; translated from the coding sequence GTGAAGGTAGTCAAGGCCGTCGGCGCTCGTGTCGACCGCATCGCATGGCTGGAAAAGTCACCGTTGCAACGGTTTTCACCGGAGGTATGGTCGCGGCAGCGGCCCACCTATTCGGACGCCGACCCCGCCCTGATCACCGCCGCCCTGAAATGGTCACAGCGACGGCCCTCCGGAAACTGGTATGTCGTAGCCGCGAGCCGTGCCATTCGCCGCGACCGGCCCCTGGGCTTCCGGATCGGGGGCAGGGAGGTCGTGGCCTGGCGCGACGAGGCCGGCGGCCTGCACACCGGGCCGGGCGCCTGCCCGCATCTCGGTGCGCCGTTGACCTCGGCGGAAGTCGACGACGACGCGCTGATCTGCCGATGGCACGGCATGCGGGTCGGCCCGCACGACAGCGCGTCCCGATGGTGCCCCTATCCCAGTTTCGACGACGGCGTGCTGGCATGGGTGCGACTGGACTCCGTGGGCGGCGAAACCCCGACCGACGCACCGATCATCGGCCCGCGACCCGCCGACACGACGGTGCACGCGGTGACCCGGCTGATCGGTGGCTGCGAGCCGCGCGACATCATCGCCAATCGCCTCGACCCCTGGCATGGATCCTGGTTTCACCCCTACTCGTTCGCGTGCCTGGAGGTGACGCGTACGCCGCCGCGCGACGAGATCACCGAGGAGAACCACGGTTTCCTGCTGAATGTGACCTTCCGGGTGACCCGCGGGCTCGGCGTGCCCGTCCAGGCGGAGTTCACCTGCCCTGACCCGCGCACCATCGTCATGCGCATCGTCGAGGGGGAGGGTAAGGGCAGCGTCGTCGAAACCCACGCCACCCCACTGGGTCCCGGCCCCGACGGCCGCGCGCGCACGGCGGTGGTGGAGGCGACCATCGCCGATTCCGAGCGGCCGGGATTCCGCTACGCGCGTCGCGCGGCACCGCTGCTGCGCCCGCTGATCAATCACGCGGCCACCCGGCTCTGGCGTGATGACATGGCCTACGCCGAGCGCCGATATCAGTTACGCACGCACCAGTGCTGA
- a CDS encoding phytoene/squalene synthase family protein yields MTRAELDAAGITDSSLRRSYLCCRELNAAHGKTFFLATRLLAPDQRPAVHALYGFARRADDILDDFDPVLTPADRAQRLRSLATQFDRADTAGDPVLAAVLHTAQTYRIPRHLFEAFLRSMRMDLTVTDYPDRAALDHYVYGSAEVIGMQLLPVLGTTESVEAATPFAAALGKAFQLTNFLRDVDEDLARDRVYLPADELAAYGVDRGLLEWCRRRRRVDPKVRRALAEQHRITRDIYAEARRGIELLAPRSRPCVETAAVLYGEILDRIESADFEVFGRRARVGTRRRLRVGAAGWLRARRARRIPHSPAGPGTSSEPFDTAEFREHG; encoded by the coding sequence ATGACGCGCGCCGAACTGGACGCGGCCGGAATCACCGATTCGAGTCTGCGTCGGTCCTATCTGTGTTGCCGTGAGCTCAACGCCGCCCACGGTAAGACGTTCTTCCTCGCGACCAGGTTGCTCGCACCCGACCAGCGCCCGGCTGTGCACGCGCTCTACGGTTTCGCCCGCCGCGCCGACGATATCCTCGACGACTTCGATCCGGTGCTGACGCCCGCCGATCGCGCACAGCGTTTGCGCTCGCTCGCCACCCAATTCGACCGCGCGGATACCGCCGGTGACCCGGTGCTGGCCGCCGTGCTGCACACCGCCCAGACCTATCGGATACCCCGGCACCTGTTCGAGGCCTTCCTGAGGTCCATGCGGATGGACCTGACGGTGACCGACTATCCCGATCGGGCCGCGCTGGACCATTACGTCTACGGTTCCGCGGAGGTGATCGGGATGCAACTGCTGCCGGTTCTGGGCACCACCGAATCCGTCGAGGCCGCAACGCCTTTCGCTGCCGCGCTGGGAAAGGCCTTTCAGCTCACCAACTTTCTCCGCGACGTCGACGAGGACCTGGCGCGCGACCGGGTGTATCTCCCCGCCGACGAACTCGCCGCCTACGGGGTGGATCGGGGACTGCTGGAGTGGTGCCGCCGGCGTCGCCGGGTCGACCCGAAGGTCCGCCGAGCATTGGCCGAACAGCATCGGATCACCCGGGACATCTACGCCGAAGCGCGGCGCGGCATCGAACTGCTGGCGCCACGCTCGCGTCCCTGCGTGGAAACGGCGGCGGTGTTGTACGGGGAGATCCTCGATCGCATCGAGAGTGCTGACTTCGAGGTATTCGGACGGCGCGCCAGAGTCGGGACCAGGCGTCGCCTGCGGGTCGGTGCGGCAGGATGGCTGCGCGCCCGACGGGCTCGGCGCATACCGCACAGCCCGGCCGGTCCGGGCACGAGTTCAGAACCGTTCGACACCGCCGAATTCCGTGAACACGGCTGA
- a CDS encoding PucR family transcriptional regulator, whose amino-acid sequence MNTTVRHSTASARARSVHISRGSAPAATPPSAAALERGEVPPADLSAQVIHACTELAVAGYRGEDLAGRIAELESSARLWAKLGLGLDRLQQAVYAGFRAGSERVDGRQLSADEWRMATRRQLDTLESVHVRLSRVYTCQLPAPANSHHAATRNLAVALLRGDHAGPLARHCGIPISARYHVIALGVPAVADRSKSENGPATATRIDAALTEYCGPQALSIVGADGGTLLIPHDFVEDSGLGELFDALAEATRQPLIAVALTAATSDIPAADRQAHDFLDTATAMHVEPGLYRMSDLGLHFQLTRPGPARDVLRALLIPLDDHPELLHTLTTHLANDMNRQRTAKKLHVHTNTIDYRLKRIHQLTGCDPCSVAGLWRLRSALIVRRYTDRSPAAAHAG is encoded by the coding sequence GTGAATACAACAGTTCGGCACAGCACAGCATCCGCGCGCGCTCGTTCGGTGCACATTTCGCGCGGTTCCGCTCCGGCAGCGACGCCGCCGTCGGCCGCCGCACTCGAGCGCGGCGAAGTCCCTCCTGCCGACCTGAGCGCGCAGGTCATTCATGCCTGCACGGAACTGGCGGTCGCCGGCTACCGGGGCGAAGACCTGGCCGGCCGGATCGCCGAGCTAGAATCCTCGGCGCGGCTATGGGCGAAACTCGGCCTCGGCCTGGACCGTCTCCAGCAAGCGGTGTACGCCGGTTTCCGTGCGGGGTCCGAGCGGGTCGACGGGCGGCAACTCTCCGCCGACGAATGGCGCATGGCGACCCGGCGGCAACTCGACACCCTGGAATCGGTGCACGTGCGGCTCAGCCGTGTCTACACATGCCAGCTACCGGCACCCGCGAACTCCCACCACGCGGCGACCCGTAACCTCGCCGTCGCTCTACTGCGCGGGGACCACGCCGGTCCGCTCGCCCGCCACTGCGGCATTCCGATCAGCGCCCGCTACCACGTCATCGCCCTGGGGGTTCCGGCAGTCGCGGATCGGAGCAAGTCCGAGAACGGCCCGGCCACGGCCACCCGCATCGACGCCGCCCTGACCGAATACTGTGGGCCACAGGCGTTGTCGATCGTCGGCGCCGACGGCGGCACACTGCTGATCCCGCATGATTTCGTCGAGGACAGCGGACTCGGCGAATTGTTCGACGCGCTGGCAGAGGCGACACGGCAACCTTTGATCGCGGTGGCACTCACAGCCGCCACCTCCGATATCCCCGCGGCCGACCGGCAGGCGCACGACTTCCTCGATACGGCCACGGCCATGCACGTGGAACCGGGCCTGTACCGGATGAGCGATCTCGGTCTGCATTTTCAGCTCACCCGGCCGGGGCCGGCGCGAGACGTGTTGCGCGCCTTGCTGATTCCGCTGGACGACCATCCCGAACTACTGCACACCCTGACGACGCATCTCGCCAACGACATGAATCGCCAGCGCACGGCCAAGAAACTGCACGTGCACACCAACACCATCGACTATCGGCTCAAAAGGATTCACCAACTGACCGGCTGCGATCCCTGCAGCGTCGCGGGTCTGTGGCGACTGCGGTCGGCGCTGATCGTGCGCCGATACACCGACCGATCCCCCGCGGCGGCGCATGCGGGGTAG
- a CDS encoding FAD-dependent oxidoreductase, which translates to MTAAHTGYGRDRRRVRLPAAPGHRNLGRTTSAPHVVVVGAGIAGLAAATGLAERGCDVDIVEREEYLGGRVGGWTERLSDGTPVGMNRGFHAFFAQYYNLRKLLGRSDPRLDRLVRLTDYPLIDAQGRRDTFRGLPRTPPWNALAFALRSPSFRLRDLIRMDPRAAAPLAAVSVPDIYAQLDDVDAQTFLRDINFPAPARHLAFEVFSRSFFIEPDRMSAAELATMFHIYFLGSSEGLVFDVARDNFDVGLWSPLAEYLTAPRTASKPGTVRIHRKTSIERVEPKGAGFLLVDDTGATREADAVVLAADIAGLRRIVAASPELGTSEWRSRIAALALAPAFAVHRLWLDRPVRPHRPGFLGTGGMDPLDNISVLDRYERGAAEWAAATGGGVVELHAYAAAATIPPPTTRNQVRDRLLARLHAIYPETAAATIVGESMLWRQDCPRFSPGDFAGRPGIETPHPRLALAGDGIRVDLPVALMERAATTGWLAANTLLRQWGAAGHELHSVPVRGRSTLLREFASRERAR; encoded by the coding sequence GTGACCGCGGCACATACCGGCTACGGCCGCGATCGGCGGCGCGTACGGCTACCCGCGGCGCCTGGGCACCGCAATCTCGGACGCACCACCTCCGCACCGCACGTGGTGGTGGTCGGCGCGGGGATCGCGGGCCTCGCGGCGGCCACGGGGTTGGCCGAGCGTGGCTGTGACGTCGACATCGTCGAGCGGGAAGAGTATCTGGGCGGCCGAGTCGGCGGGTGGACCGAACGGCTCTCCGACGGGACGCCGGTGGGGATGAACCGCGGCTTCCACGCCTTCTTCGCCCAGTATTACAACCTGCGAAAGTTGTTGGGGCGTAGCGATCCCCGCTTGGACCGGTTGGTCCGGCTCACCGATTATCCGCTGATCGACGCCCAGGGCCGCCGCGACACCTTCCGCGGGCTGCCCCGCACCCCGCCGTGGAACGCGCTGGCCTTCGCGCTGCGCAGCCCTAGCTTCCGGCTGCGCGACCTGATCCGCATGGACCCGCGAGCCGCCGCGCCCCTGGCCGCGGTGTCGGTCCCCGACATCTACGCCCAACTCGATGACGTGGACGCGCAAACGTTCCTGCGCGACATCAATTTTCCGGCCCCCGCCCGGCACCTGGCGTTCGAGGTGTTCTCGCGCAGCTTCTTCATCGAGCCCGACCGCATGTCGGCCGCTGAACTCGCGACGATGTTCCACATCTACTTTCTCGGATCGAGCGAGGGGCTGGTCTTCGATGTGGCGCGCGACAACTTCGACGTCGGCCTCTGGTCGCCGCTCGCGGAGTATCTGACCGCACCGCGCACAGCGAGCAAGCCGGGGACCGTGCGCATCCACCGAAAGACATCCATCGAACGCGTCGAGCCCAAAGGGGCCGGGTTTCTGCTCGTCGACGACACCGGTGCGACGAGGGAGGCCGACGCGGTGGTGCTCGCCGCCGATATCGCCGGTCTCCGTCGCATCGTCGCCGCCTCACCCGAACTCGGAACTTCCGAATGGCGTTCCCGCATAGCCGCTTTGGCGCTGGCGCCCGCTTTCGCGGTGCATCGGCTCTGGCTGGATCGGCCGGTGCGCCCGCACCGGCCGGGATTCCTCGGCACCGGCGGAATGGATCCGCTCGACAACATCAGCGTGCTGGATCGCTATGAACGCGGAGCCGCCGAATGGGCCGCGGCCACCGGGGGAGGGGTCGTCGAACTGCATGCCTATGCCGCGGCCGCGACGATCCCCCCGCCGACCACCCGCAACCAGGTGCGCGATCGGCTGCTGGCGCGGCTCCACGCGATCTATCCGGAGACCGCGGCGGCGACCATCGTGGGCGAATCGATGTTGTGGCGACAGGATTGTCCACGGTTCTCGCCCGGCGACTTCGCCGGCCGTCCCGGCATCGAGACCCCGCACCCACGGCTGGCGCTGGCCGGAGACGGTATCCGGGTCGACCTGCCCGTGGCACTGATGGAACGCGCCGCGACCACCGGTTGGCTCGCGGCCAACACGCTGCTGCGGCAGTGGGGTGCGGCGGGGCACGAACTGCACTCGGTGCCGGTCCGCGGGCGCTCGACGCTGCTGCGCGAGTTCGCGTCTCGGGAGCGGGCTCGATGA
- a CDS encoding type 2 lanthipeptide synthetase LanM family protein, whose translation MGSLPFGAEWWTSLTLNERQTLQAVAPPEPSNTENSATVRRRFEQWKSQSPFCREDYFVRRLAFDDLDESSFSDLLGESATALQRRFPQVPSWLARIQSAYSATSPSRLPVVGPLIESANAELSRKVEELARAWPDVDAEWGSLVEQLISAMVARIDDRISRTVVLEMRVAALQGTLTGDDPSARFRTFLDRLRDPRHALLFLAQYPVLARTLTDCVDDWTEASIELLERVCADWASIQSTFLPGRDAALTSIEMGLGDLHRRGREVCVLRFASIGRVLYKPRSLAIDQHFALLLSWLHERGAPALRLPRIVDRGSYGWSEFVSPAPCRDRAEAGEFYLRQGALLAVLYLLNANDFHYANLIAAAGYPVPVDLETLCGPDFGQAQEDSYDSYSAFELATSVVGTMLLPYSDDNAGRRAVDRSGLGSREGQLSADPMPRWDHLGTDEARLSFERRTLSAGHNRPELDGSALHACEFTAEVETGFSAMYRLLESNREDLVSPAGPLTAMLNDEVRVVFRATQFYEKILRQSYHPDYLSDALDRERLFDRLWFGMDRTQFPHITRRLLSSERQDLWRGEVPYFSTCVGSPDLTASDGRRIDQFFIRSGWDMVQHRLASLGETDLRTQLWYIRASLSTLALNNETTFQRYQAPVDARPADRDRLLVQATAIAQRISRLARWREDRASWLGLAYGESRGWQLRPLQTDLYSGLPGVILFLAYTESLDGRGEFGAVAQGAMRTLRQQMNRRRTGSEGIGGFDGWGGLLYLWAHLSQLWSDPGLLGETDAMVSRVESLANSDDHLDVIQGTAGAIVPLLNLHTMTGAVRPLEVARKLGDRLVERAQPATGGVGWLGTTFPTHPLTGFSHGASGFAWALAELFAATGDDSYARTALRAVAFERAHLSRDSGNWADLRQSRRGRNLREMTAWCHGACGIGMSRLRMLDILGDSTLAEDLDIALRTTYRQGFGVNHSLCHGDLGSLDLLLQAGRRFPAAGWELLLSERVSSSLAGMEEHGWRCGVPLDVETPGLMDGLAGIGYQLLRLAEPDGIPSVLILEGPRGVTLPATRISTSSAREGYFHHGAGSNT comes from the coding sequence ATGGGCTCTCTACCTTTTGGTGCGGAGTGGTGGACTTCTCTTACGCTGAATGAGCGCCAGACGCTCCAGGCGGTCGCGCCGCCGGAACCATCGAATACCGAAAATTCCGCGACGGTCCGCCGCCGGTTCGAGCAGTGGAAATCCCAATCCCCTTTTTGCCGGGAAGACTACTTTGTGCGGCGCCTGGCATTCGACGATCTGGATGAATCATCCTTCAGCGATCTGCTGGGCGAGTCCGCGACGGCACTGCAACGTCGGTTCCCACAGGTGCCCTCGTGGCTTGCGCGCATCCAGTCCGCCTACAGCGCAACGAGTCCCAGCCGCCTGCCGGTAGTGGGGCCCTTGATCGAAAGCGCGAACGCCGAACTGAGTAGAAAAGTCGAAGAGCTCGCGCGCGCGTGGCCGGATGTCGATGCCGAATGGGGTTCTCTCGTCGAACAATTGATCAGTGCGATGGTCGCTCGGATCGATGACCGGATCAGCCGGACGGTGGTCCTCGAGATGAGGGTGGCGGCCCTGCAGGGGACCTTGACGGGCGATGACCCGAGTGCGCGTTTCCGGACTTTCCTGGACCGGTTGCGAGACCCGCGCCATGCGCTACTTTTCTTGGCACAGTATCCGGTCCTCGCGCGGACGTTGACAGACTGCGTCGACGATTGGACCGAGGCTTCGATCGAGCTGCTGGAACGTGTGTGTGCCGACTGGGCGAGCATCCAGAGCACCTTCTTGCCCGGCCGCGACGCCGCGCTGACGAGCATCGAAATGGGCTTGGGTGACCTCCACCGCCGAGGTCGTGAGGTATGTGTCCTGCGTTTCGCTTCCATCGGGCGCGTGCTCTACAAGCCACGGTCCCTGGCGATCGACCAGCACTTCGCACTCTTGCTGAGCTGGCTGCACGAACGAGGTGCGCCGGCCTTACGCCTGCCGCGCATAGTGGATCGCGGCAGCTATGGCTGGTCCGAGTTCGTCTCGCCGGCTCCGTGCCGCGACCGGGCGGAAGCAGGTGAGTTCTACCTGCGTCAAGGCGCATTGCTCGCGGTTCTCTACCTGTTGAACGCCAACGACTTTCACTACGCGAATCTGATCGCGGCCGCGGGGTACCCCGTCCCCGTCGATCTCGAGACCCTCTGCGGTCCGGATTTCGGGCAAGCGCAGGAGGACTCCTACGATTCGTACTCAGCATTCGAACTGGCGACCTCGGTGGTCGGCACCATGCTGCTGCCGTACTCGGACGACAATGCGGGCCGGCGTGCGGTCGACCGCAGCGGACTGGGCTCGCGCGAAGGGCAGCTGTCGGCCGATCCGATGCCGCGATGGGATCACCTCGGTACCGACGAAGCCCGCCTGTCGTTCGAGCGGCGTACGTTGTCCGCGGGACACAATCGGCCCGAACTCGACGGTTCTGCCTTGCATGCGTGCGAGTTCACCGCGGAAGTCGAAACAGGATTCTCCGCGATGTATCGCCTGCTTGAGTCGAATCGCGAAGACCTGGTATCGCCCGCGGGTCCGCTGACCGCCATGCTGAATGACGAAGTGCGCGTGGTCTTTCGAGCGACACAGTTCTACGAGAAGATCCTTCGCCAGAGCTACCACCCGGACTACCTCAGCGATGCGCTCGATCGCGAGCGGCTTTTCGATCGCCTCTGGTTCGGCATGGATCGGACGCAGTTCCCCCACATCACACGTCGATTGCTGTCGAGCGAACGCCAGGATCTCTGGCGCGGCGAAGTCCCTTATTTCAGTACGTGCGTCGGGTCACCGGATCTGACCGCGAGCGACGGCAGACGTATCGACCAGTTCTTCATCCGTTCGGGATGGGACATGGTTCAGCACCGGCTGGCTTCGCTGGGAGAAACGGACCTGCGCACGCAACTCTGGTACATCCGCGCCTCGCTCAGCACCCTCGCGCTCAACAACGAGACCACCTTCCAGCGTTACCAGGCCCCGGTCGACGCACGACCGGCCGATCGCGACCGCCTGCTTGTTCAGGCCACAGCGATCGCCCAGCGTATTTCCCGGCTCGCTCGATGGCGAGAGGACCGCGCGTCATGGCTCGGGCTGGCCTACGGGGAAAGCCGTGGCTGGCAACTGCGTCCGCTGCAAACCGACCTGTACAGCGGCCTACCCGGCGTCATCCTGTTTCTCGCCTATACGGAATCGCTGGACGGGCGGGGCGAGTTCGGGGCTGTGGCACAGGGGGCGATGCGGACACTGCGCCAGCAGATGAACCGCCGCCGCACCGGATCGGAAGGCATCGGCGGATTCGACGGCTGGGGCGGGCTCCTCTATCTCTGGGCGCATCTTTCCCAGCTGTGGAGCGACCCAGGGCTGTTGGGCGAGACCGACGCGATGGTTTCCCGGGTCGAGTCGCTGGCGAACTCCGACGATCACCTCGATGTCATCCAGGGAACAGCCGGCGCGATCGTTCCGCTGCTGAACCTGCACACAATGACTGGTGCGGTGCGGCCGCTCGAGGTGGCCCGAAAACTCGGTGACCGTCTTGTCGAACGAGCGCAGCCCGCCACCGGAGGGGTTGGCTGGCTCGGCACTACGTTCCCCACCCACCCTTTGACCGGGTTCTCGCATGGCGCGTCCGGGTTCGCGTGGGCGTTGGCGGAACTCTTCGCCGCCACAGGCGACGACAGCTACGCGCGCACCGCGCTCCGAGCCGTCGCCTTCGAACGCGCCCACTTGTCGCGAGATTCCGGAAACTGGGCGGATCTCAGGCAATCTCGGCGAGGGCGGAATCTTCGGGAGATGACCGCGTGGTGCCACGGTGCGTGCGGCATCGGCATGAGCCGCTTGCGGATGCTCGACATCCTCGGCGACTCGACTCTCGCCGAGGATCTGGATATCGCGCTCCGGACGACATACCGGCAGGGGTTCGGCGTGAATCACTCGCTGTGCCACGGCGATCTCGGATCTCTGGATCTGCTCCTCCAGGCCGGCCGTCGCTTTCCTGCGGCGGGTTGGGAATTACTGCTGTCCGAACGGGTCTCGTCGAGCCTTGCCGGCATGGAAGAGCATGGCTGGCGGTGCGGCGTTCCGCTGGACGTGGAGACTCCCGGCCTGATGGATGGGCTGGCCGGGATCGGTTACCAGCTCTTGCGCCTGGCCGAGCCGGATGGGATCCCCTCGGTGCTGATCTTGGAAGGACCCCGTGGGGTCACGCTCCCGGCGACCCGAATATCGACATCGTCTGCGAGGGAAGGATATTTCCACCATGGTGCAGGATCGAACACATAG
- a CDS encoding lycopene cyclase domain-containing protein — protein MEHWHYSLVLAACLALTAPLEFVGPGVYRRPHLLFQALWPAAALFVVWDLVAIAAGVWDFNERYTLGVLLPGRMPVEELLFFLVVPLCGLLTFVAVQTLLDLAARRRGLVSKSAGR, from the coding sequence ATGGAGCACTGGCACTACTCGTTGGTCCTGGCGGCATGTCTGGCGCTGACCGCCCCGCTCGAGTTTGTCGGACCCGGTGTCTATCGACGTCCGCACCTGCTGTTTCAAGCCCTGTGGCCGGCCGCGGCGCTCTTCGTCGTCTGGGACCTGGTGGCGATCGCGGCGGGCGTGTGGGATTTCAACGAGCGCTACACCCTCGGAGTGCTGTTGCCGGGCCGGATGCCGGTGGAGGAGTTGCTGTTCTTTCTCGTGGTACCGCTGTGCGGGCTGCTGACTTTCGTGGCGGTCCAAACGCTCCTCGACCTGGCCGCCCGCCGACGTGGCCTCGTCTCGAAATCGGCCGGTCGATGA
- a CDS encoding methyltransferase domain-containing protein, giving the protein MPQIGGNKERIGGCATGCHRNGGYFSGISALEGQPMEKATETGRHDLRSSAWFRDQRDFWWNDDFIALLAERWRLDEAHSLADIGCGLGHWARLLFPFLGPDARLTGVDREVTWLARAREVFLDAYPAAVAAGRVEFDQGDVNSLALPADTFDVVTCQTLLMHLDKPERGLAEMFRIAKSGGLVVCVEPSNLFNMMSFDSCTSEQSTEDLVRNFEFWLRFQRGRIALGKGDISIGERLPGMFAEIGSTDINVYLRDKAFPVYPPYSGPEQEATLEPIKAWESSDTGPWNYAQLARYFLAGEGTAPMLESQLAAMRAEGERQFNAVSEKRYSCGGGAVVYIVSGRKP; this is encoded by the coding sequence GTGCCACAGATCGGCGGCAATAAAGAACGAATCGGCGGATGCGCCACCGGCTGTCACCGGAACGGCGGATACTTCAGTGGCATCAGCGCGCTGGAAGGCCAACCGATGGAGAAGGCGACAGAGACAGGCCGGCACGACCTTCGCTCGTCTGCCTGGTTCCGAGACCAGCGGGATTTCTGGTGGAACGATGACTTCATCGCGCTGCTCGCCGAAAGATGGCGTCTTGACGAGGCGCACTCGCTGGCCGACATCGGGTGCGGTCTCGGTCATTGGGCACGGTTGCTCTTCCCGTTCCTGGGTCCTGATGCTCGACTGACCGGGGTCGATCGAGAGGTGACCTGGCTGGCGCGTGCGCGGGAGGTATTCCTCGATGCTTACCCGGCTGCTGTGGCTGCGGGACGCGTGGAATTCGATCAAGGCGACGTGAACTCGCTCGCTCTTCCTGCCGACACATTCGACGTGGTCACCTGCCAAACTCTTTTGATGCATCTCGACAAACCCGAGCGAGGTTTGGCCGAAATGTTTCGTATCGCGAAGTCCGGGGGTCTCGTCGTTTGTGTCGAGCCCAGCAATCTGTTCAATATGATGTCGTTCGATTCATGCACCTCTGAACAGTCCACCGAGGACTTGGTGCGGAATTTCGAGTTTTGGCTTCGATTCCAGCGCGGCCGGATCGCTTTGGGTAAGGGCGATATTTCGATAGGAGAGCGCCTGCCCGGAATGTTCGCGGAAATAGGCTCGACCGATATAAACGTCTATCTCCGCGATAAAGCGTTCCCGGTCTACCCTCCGTATTCAGGTCCGGAACAGGAAGCCACACTGGAGCCGATAAAGGCTTGGGAAAGCAGCGACACAGGGCCGTGGAATTACGCACAACTGGCGCGTTATTTCCTGGCAGGCGAAGGAACCGCGCCGATGCTGGAGTCTCAGCTGGCGGCCATGCGTGCGGAAGGAGAACGGCAGTTCAACGCTGTTTCTGAAAAACGATATTCATGCGGCGGCGGCGCTGTCGTATATATCGTCAGCGGCCGGAAACCTTGA